DNA from Raphanus sativus cultivar WK10039 unplaced genomic scaffold, ASM80110v3 Scaffold1887, whole genome shotgun sequence:
GGTGCTAGGAACAACTCCTCGTGTTATGGCTTGACTGGGAACGACAAGGCTATCTGTCAAGCCATCTCTAAAGGGAAACTCAAACTGTTTTAGTTATTTGTTCTTGTACTACTACATTCTTTGTTCTTTTATTGATTGTATAATGCCATTTGTGTGTATTGTTCCCATTACATGGTGATAAGCCAGAGATTTGTAATTGAAACATCGAAACATTTTCACTTTATGATGTCACAGTGGCTGAAAACATTTGGTAGCTTTTAGCTAAGATTCCGATAAAATAGGTGGTAAGTACCAAGCCcgtctagctcagttggtagagcgcaAGGCTCTTAACCTTGTGGTCGTGGGTTcgagccccacggtgggcgcaattgtttttgaaaaataactttttttccttttctggTTAACTCCGTTGTGTGATAATAGCTCCTAATCTATGCTACTATCCAAATGCAGTGGGGGAGTACTTTTATAGACAACGTCTGATGATACAGACTGACATAAAAGATCAACTACACTATACAAAGTTTTCTTTCATTTGCATTTTGCCAAAACATGGTTGGATTTCATCTCTCAAGTCTGCGATCGATGACTTTAGAATTTTGTTAATCTGAAACAGTTGCTTCATTCTCTACATAACAAAACGTATGTTCTAACCTAACGAAAAAAATTTGGCCCTATTGTTGTGAAACTCGTTTTGCAGATCCAGGTCTTCTACGCCACCTTCAAATTCTTTTGTTTCCTAAACAAGAACATGAAACTCAAGGAGAGAATCTGTCCAGCAATGTAGCCTCCTATAGCTCCATAAAACACACATATAGGCCACTCCTGTGCCAAAAGGGCCAATAATATAAggattagttatatatatattcattccaTAAACTCAAACCCCCATGACCAATACAAAGAACCAATATCTTGGATTATATAACCTGCCATGGCCTTTCCCAGTCGAGCGGCATAGGCCAAGCTCCAAACCATCCTCCAACAACTGCTCCATATGCTGGAATAACAATCATATATTCTGTATTTCCACTTGGtctaaaagaatgaaaaaagGATGGATTAAGTACAGAATTGTGCGAACTATCAtataagttataaaaatatataacttactTCATCGAAGCAAATGCTCGATGCCAATCTGTCCACGATGCACCAAAAACTGCAGTTGGTGGTACGAACTATGGAATTTAAACATTATTAGAGACAATCAAAGGGGTGTTCCAAACTGCAGACACACATACATATGCGCAGTATAATCAATAGTACaaccttttttttaattcataggAACTGCAGCAGGAGACAGCTTACCGTGAAAACAGACATGAGAAAGGACAAGTGAATTGTTTTTGGTAGATACCTGCATGAGATGAGACGTCGTGCTAATGTTAGCAAGCAGAAGGGTGATCACAATCAACAATAATTAGCCTTGTCAGCAATCTGAAAAGTCCAGA
Protein-coding regions in this window:
- the LOC108819686 gene encoding uncharacterized protein LOC108819686; the encoded protein is MVLGAFFVYLITCLFLGVGFWVARNIFSVDLVSDPSLTLFLLWIIEFPVVAIIYSFLRKTPEKCSWSKAVGRSVQGLVSGAFMNALGAPIGMRYLPKTIHLSFLMSVFTFVPPTAVFGASWTDWHRAFASMKPSGNTEYMIVIPAYGAVVGGWFGAWPMPLDWERPWQEWPICVFYGAIGGYIAGQILSLSFMFLFRKQKNLKVA